A region of uncultured Carboxylicivirga sp. DNA encodes the following proteins:
- a CDS encoding DUF134 domain-containing protein yields MPRRRRLRKIVAPPGFKGYKPYGHRPNSKKVELLYEEYEAIKLADYDLLNQLEASKLMGISRATFARIYESARRKLQKHWLKRKKSRPFLEMPIWMKTGMCATNVMLVLIFLIQQPHVAVLCVNQMRSITL; encoded by the coding sequence ATGCCACGAAGAAGAAGACTCCGTAAGATTGTAGCCCCACCAGGATTTAAAGGATATAAGCCATATGGACACCGACCTAATTCAAAAAAAGTTGAGCTATTATATGAAGAATACGAAGCAATCAAATTGGCAGATTACGATTTATTAAATCAGTTGGAAGCGTCCAAATTGATGGGAATATCACGAGCTACTTTCGCACGTATTTACGAAAGCGCACGACGAAAATTGCAGAAGCACTGGTTGAAACGAAAGAAATCAAGACCGTTTTTGGAAATGCCCATATGGATGAAAACTGGTATGTGTGCAACCAATGTCATGCTCGTTTTAATCTTCCTGATCCAACAACCGCATGTTGCTGTCCTATGTGTAAATCAGATGAGATCAATAACATTATAA
- a CDS encoding arylsulfatase yields MKKQASKLILFKNYKLLIASLVIVMVGCAPKKLPQEPKPNIVLIMLDDLGYSDLGCYGGEINTPNIDQLASEGIRFTQMHNSARCCPTRASLLTGQHPQVAGINGMGVNLSMNTATIPEVLVQNGYQTGMTGKWHLSTTKALPDHNEQLQWLANRVDHGPFSPLENYPCNRGFQEHWGVIWGVVNFFDPFSLVHNEEAIKEVPEDFYMTNFVTDKSIDLLEQFSEKEEPFFMYVAHTAPHWPLHALPEDIAKYQGVYDGGWDSLRTKRYERMLELGLIDEETYPLTPNSSGRSWEECEKKEYEANCMEVHAAMVDRVDQGVGKIVTKLKELGIYDNTIIMVLSDNGASPERGYPPGFDRPGFTRDSVIIEYNAQNPGSGTTWNYIGSAWASAVNTPFRYWKKESYEGGSATPFIVSWPEKLKDKANTINRGFAHVADVLPTCLDVADCSYPDSINGMKAIKPVGSSFLPLIEGNVSTTHDVFVWEHEGGKAIRVGDWKMSALPGQPWELFNISHDHTESNNLSSQYPQKVEDLDKIWKDWADKTGIRY; encoded by the coding sequence ATGAAAAAACAAGCAAGTAAGCTGATCTTATTTAAAAATTATAAATTACTTATTGCCTCCCTGGTGATTGTGATGGTGGGGTGTGCACCTAAAAAGTTACCCCAGGAACCGAAACCAAACATTGTGCTGATTATGCTTGATGATTTAGGTTATTCTGACCTGGGTTGTTATGGTGGTGAAATTAACACACCCAATATTGATCAATTAGCATCTGAAGGAATCCGTTTTACACAAATGCATAATAGTGCCCGTTGTTGTCCAACCAGAGCATCACTGCTGACAGGGCAGCATCCTCAGGTTGCAGGGATAAATGGTATGGGTGTTAATTTGAGTATGAATACAGCTACCATTCCTGAAGTGTTGGTTCAAAATGGATATCAAACCGGTATGACTGGTAAGTGGCATTTATCAACGACAAAAGCTTTACCTGATCATAATGAGCAATTGCAATGGCTGGCCAATCGAGTGGATCATGGTCCGTTCTCACCATTGGAAAATTATCCTTGTAACAGAGGTTTTCAGGAGCATTGGGGTGTAATATGGGGTGTGGTTAACTTCTTCGATCCGTTTAGTCTTGTTCATAATGAAGAAGCTATTAAGGAAGTGCCTGAAGATTTTTACATGACTAATTTTGTTACCGATAAATCAATCGATTTGTTAGAGCAGTTTTCTGAAAAAGAGGAACCTTTTTTTATGTATGTAGCGCACACAGCCCCACACTGGCCTTTGCATGCCTTGCCTGAGGATATAGCTAAATATCAAGGTGTTTACGATGGTGGATGGGATAGTTTGCGGACAAAACGATATGAGAGAATGTTAGAGTTGGGTCTCATTGATGAAGAAACCTATCCGTTAACTCCAAACAGCTCAGGAAGATCGTGGGAAGAATGCGAGAAAAAGGAATACGAAGCCAACTGTATGGAAGTTCATGCTGCTATGGTTGATAGGGTAGATCAAGGGGTTGGCAAGATCGTAACTAAACTTAAAGAGTTGGGTATTTACGACAATACAATCATAATGGTATTGAGTGATAATGGAGCATCACCTGAGAGAGGATATCCACCGGGATTTGATCGACCAGGTTTTACCCGTGATTCTGTCATTATAGAATACAATGCACAAAATCCTGGTTCAGGTACGACCTGGAACTATATTGGATCAGCATGGGCAAGTGCTGTAAATACACCATTCAGATATTGGAAAAAAGAATCATACGAAGGTGGAAGTGCAACGCCGTTTATTGTTAGCTGGCCTGAAAAACTTAAAGATAAAGCCAATACAATCAATCGTGGTTTTGCACATGTTGCAGATGTGTTACCAACTTGTTTGGATGTAGCTGACTGTTCTTATCCTGATTCGATCAATGGTATGAAGGCAATTAAACCTGTTGGAAGCAGTTTCTTACCTCTTATTGAAGGTAATGTTTCTACTACACATGATGTATTTGTTTGGGAGCACGAAGGTGGTAAAGCTATAAGAGTAGGCGACTGGAAAATGTCAGCATTGCCGGGTCAACCATGGGAATTATTTAATATATCGCACGATCATACCGAGTCAAATAATTTATCATCACAATATCCTCAAAAAGTAGAGGATCTTGATAAAATATGGAAAGATTGGGCTGATAAAACAGGTATAAGGTATTAA